The Glycine soja cultivar W05 chromosome 8, ASM419377v2, whole genome shotgun sequence genome has a window encoding:
- the LOC114423009 gene encoding protein HAIKU1-like has translation MDESKNRHNDNLGVNKMGKNIRKSPLHQPNYGNNNNSSMNGGRQQQQQPQPQPQVYNISKNDFRDIVQQLTGSPSQSQDHPQSKPPQNQNNSPKPQSMRLQKIRPPPLPYVRPPLHTTLPAARPAHFRQQPSPNPNNIAESPISAYMRYLEHSITDPTSRGAQFQPHHHPASSALLPNPPMLPLNATNPLPPPPAIAAVPSPQPNGPPILPLPSPTSQFLLPSPNDYMNFLSPQSCYRPLLSPGIQFPSPFTPHFPLSPFAQSGILGPGPQPPLSPGLFPLSPSGFFPMTSPSVGPHQGLSCKPYNVPKQELLLSSSSLFSSSHPRCHKGIFEEKGKEELQNSTRHDKQSHHHNEKRIEIK, from the exons ATGGATGAGTCAAAAAACAGGCATAATGATAATTTGGGTGTGAACAAAATGGGGAAAAACATTAGGAAGAGCCCATTACACCAGCCCAATTatggcaacaacaacaacagcagcatgAATGGGGGTAGACAGCAACAGCAACAGCCTCAGCCTCAGCCTCAGGTTTACAACATAAGCAAGAATGATTTCAGGGATATTGTTCAGCAGCTTACAGGGTCTCCCTCTCAGTCTCAGGATCATCCTCAATCCAAACCTCCTCAGAATCAGAACAATTCCCCAAAACCTCAAAGTATGAGGTTGCAGAAAATTAGGCCTCCCCCTTTGCCCTATGTGAGGCCTCCATTGCACACCACCTTGCCAGCAGCTAGACCTGCTCACTTTAGACAACAACCATCACCAAACCCTAATAATATAGCTGAGTCACCAATCTCTGCCTACATGAGATACCTTGAACATTCAATTACAGATCCCACTTCAAGGGGTGCCCAATTTCAACCCCATCATCATCCAGCTTCTTCTGCTTTGCTTCCTAACCCTCCTATGTTGCCTTTGAATGCCACAAaccctcttcctcctcctcctgctATAGCTGCTGTTCCTTCTCCACAACCAAATGGACCTCCTATTTTACCTTTACCTTCTCCAACCTCTCAGTTTCTCTTGCCTTCACCAAATGACTACATGAATTTCCTCTCCCCTCAGTCTTGTTATCGACCACTGTTGTCCCCTGGCATTCAGTTTCCATCTCCTTTTACTCCCCATTTCCCTTTGTCACCCTTTGCACAGTCAGGGATTTTAGGCCCCGGTCCGCAGCCTCCACTTTCGCCAGGGCTGTTTCCTTTGTCTCCTTCAGGTTTTTTCCCCATGACAAGTCCTAG TGTCGGCCCGCATCAGGGACTCTCGTGCAAGCCATACAATGTTCCCAAGCAAGAACTGCTCCTTTCCTCAAGCTCCCTATTTAGTTCCTCCCATCCCAG ATGTCATAAGGGCATTTTtgaggaaaaaggaaaagaggagCTGCAAAACTCAACTCGCCACGACAAGCAGAGCCACCACCACAATGAGAAAAGGATAGAGATCAAGTAA
- the LOC114424112 gene encoding uncharacterized protein LOC114424112 → MDSKLVGKNILAMVEENEQLTILTFIVFIRQEFGYTITYRKAWLAKQWALKIQTIPALDESNQPIPDKVIFHRIFWSFKACIDAFAFCKLVMKIDGTWLYGRYKGTLLIAVAQDGTNNIFPLAFDIVKGETTYG, encoded by the exons ATGGATTCAAAACTTGTAGGCAAAAATATCCTTGCGATGGTTGAAGAAAATGAGCAACTAACCATTCTTACATTCATCGTATTCATAAGACAAGAGTTCGGATACACCATCACATATCGTAAAGCATGGCTAGCAAAACAATGGGCCCTCAA GATTCAAACTATTCCTGCACTAGACGAGTCCAACCAACCAATCCCAGACAAGGTCATATTCCATCGAATTTTTTGGTCATTTAAAGCATGCATTGATGCATTTGCATTTTGTAAACTCGTTATGAAAATTGATGGAACATGGCTATATGGAAGATACAAAGGGACGTTGTTAATTGCAGTTGCACAAGATGGCACTAACAACATATTTCCATTGGCATTTGACATTGTCAAGGGTGAGACAACATATGGGTGA
- the LOC114424113 gene encoding protein MAIN-LIKE 2-like: MCEQYLDVVSPKGEAIVGFTIMLKWLQDNMLPLPSEPTQQQLEAYCRAYLLWLIGGVLMPDKMENWVHLMYLTVLVDLDQVRQYIWGSTCLTMLYKEMCRATDPDAKTMGDCA; encoded by the coding sequence ATGTGTGAACAATATTTGGATGTTGTTTCGCCAAAGGGAGAAGCAATAGTAGGCTTTACCATTATGCTTAAGTGGTTGCAAGATAATATGTTGCCGCTTCCCTCAGAACCAACACAACAGCAGTTAGAAGCATATTGTAGAGCTTACCTTTTGTGGCTAATTGGTGGGGTTTTAATGCCAGACAAGATGGAAAATTGGGTTCATTTGATGTACCTCACTGTGCTGGTTGATCTCGACCAAGTCAGACAGTATATTTGGGGCTCTACTTGTCTAACAATGTTGTACAAGGAAATGTGTAGGGCCACTGACCCTGATGCCAAAACCATGGGCGATTGTGCCTAA